The following coding sequences are from one Paenibacillus sp. FSL R5-0912 window:
- a CDS encoding BMC domain-containing protein, whose translation MQAIGLIETRGLTPALEALDAMCKAANVKLVDFKRVGSGLITVIVEGDVAAVQAAVEAGIAAYPRTGGQLISSNVIPRPHPDLARMLL comes from the coding sequence ATGCAAGCGATCGGATTGATCGAGACCCGGGGACTAACTCCGGCCCTTGAAGCACTGGATGCGATGTGCAAGGCAGCAAATGTGAAGCTGGTCGATTTCAAGCGTGTCGGCTCCGGACTTATAACGGTTATCGTCGAAGGCGATGTCGCCGCAGTCCAGGCGGCCGTGGAGGCCGGTATCGCCGCTTATCCCCGGACGGGGGGACAGCTGATTTCCTCCAACGTTATCCCCCGGCCGCACCCGGATCTGGCGCGGATGCTGCTGTAG
- a CDS encoding UbiD family decarboxylase, whose protein sequence is MAFMNMRQLLEHWERSGRLLKVRKEVDPKFELGAVIKAVKGRQPMVFQKVKGYSVPMAAGLGGSKELLAESMGMQPEDLLPRLIEAVVHPLPTKNQEQAPVHDNVITSRINLRELFPVCTYNALDSGAYYVSGVMVVKGADGQKRYTSIRRMQLLDGNRTSILISSPELFQQYREFEERGEPMEAAFMFGIVPAVVLASQVSTHLFHADKLEVASALLGQPLAVVRCKTIDLEVLAEAEVVFEGRILPRVREPEGPFGELGGYYGPRTEQPVVEFSAVTYRNNPVWQTILPASYEEKLPMAIAREIALLGSVRQVVPGVTDVHITMGGVGRYHAVIRIRKVQEGDGKTALLAAFASDKDLKHVVVVDEDVNLLDPLDVEWAIATRVQADLDTFIVTGTKGSPLEPSHNLRGVTAKMGIDATFPLAEAEHYRRTSIPGQEEIELASYL, encoded by the coding sequence ATGGCATTCATGAATATGCGGCAATTGCTGGAGCACTGGGAACGCAGCGGCAGACTGCTGAAGGTCCGCAAGGAGGTGGACCCCAAGTTTGAGCTTGGGGCCGTGATTAAGGCCGTGAAGGGCAGACAGCCTATGGTCTTCCAGAAGGTAAAAGGCTATTCCGTCCCGATGGCAGCCGGTCTTGGCGGCTCCAAAGAGCTGCTCGCCGAGAGTATGGGCATGCAGCCGGAAGACTTGCTGCCACGGCTGATCGAGGCCGTTGTTCATCCGTTGCCTACGAAGAACCAGGAGCAGGCTCCGGTACACGACAACGTCATTACGAGCCGGATTAATCTGCGGGAGCTGTTTCCGGTCTGCACCTATAACGCCTTGGACAGCGGAGCTTATTATGTCTCCGGGGTGATGGTCGTCAAAGGCGCGGACGGGCAGAAGCGCTACACCTCCATCCGGCGGATGCAGCTGCTGGACGGCAACCGGACCAGCATCCTGATCTCCTCCCCTGAATTATTCCAGCAGTACAGGGAATTCGAGGAACGCGGCGAGCCGATGGAGGCGGCATTCATGTTCGGCATCGTCCCGGCCGTCGTGCTGGCTTCCCAGGTCAGCACCCACCTGTTCCATGCCGATAAGCTGGAGGTCGCCTCTGCCCTGCTCGGCCAGCCGCTTGCGGTCGTCCGCTGCAAGACGATCGATCTTGAAGTCCTGGCAGAAGCCGAGGTTGTGTTCGAGGGCCGGATTCTTCCCCGGGTCCGCGAACCGGAGGGTCCGTTCGGCGAACTCGGCGGTTACTACGGCCCGCGCACCGAGCAGCCGGTCGTCGAATTCTCCGCTGTCACCTACCGGAACAATCCGGTCTGGCAGACCATCCTCCCGGCCAGCTACGAAGAGAAGCTGCCGATGGCCATTGCACGCGAGATTGCCCTGCTGGGCTCCGTCCGCCAGGTCGTCCCCGGTGTTACAGACGTTCATATCACTATGGGCGGCGTCGGGCGCTACCATGCGGTCATCCGTATCCGAAAGGTACAGGAGGGCGACGGCAAAACCGCCCTGCTCGCCGCCTTCGCCAGCGACAAGGACCTCAAGCATGTGGTCGTTGTCGACGAGGACGTCAACCTGCTGGACCCGCTTGATGTGGAGTGGGCGATCGCCACCCGTGTCCAGGCTGACCTGGACACCTTCATTGTCACTGGAACAAAGGGTTCTCCGCTTGAGCCCTCGCACAACCTGCGCGGCGTCACCGCCAAAATGGGCATCGACGCCACCTTCCCGCTGGCTGAAGCGGAGCATTACCGGCGGACCTCCATCCCCGGCCAGGAGGAAATTGAACTGGCGAGTTATTTATAG